The genomic interval AGTAAATCAGCAACGCTTCAAAATCAAATCACGGATTTTGGGACATTAAAGAAGATTTTTATTGGTGAAATAGCTGGATTGCTAGGAATTCCACCAGCTTTAGTTCTTGGAGAGACTGCAAATAACTCTGAGAATTTAGATTTAGCAATTGAATCTGCAGCAATTCCACTTGGAAACAAGTTATCTGAAGGATTTGCCAGTTTGTTAATAAAAGAATCAGGTTTTATGAATGGGAATACCTTACAAATGACTGGCTTTAAAACGATTAATATTCTTGACCGTGCAGATGCGATTGATAAAGTTGGATCCAGCGGTGTAGTGAAAATTAATGAAGTTCGTGAGGCTTCTAATTTACCACCAATACCAGACGGAGACAGATTTATTATGACAAAAAATTATGAAGAGAAAGGAAAAAATAGTGAAGACACTTAAGTTTAATGGGACTATAATTCCTGATGCGCTTGGTCCAGTATATGACTTTATTAAACGCAGCAATGTTACTCCTAAAACTATGACAGATTTTTTAGAAAATGCAAAAGGAGAAGATGTTCTTCTTTCTATGAGTTCAGGTGGCGGAGAAATTACTGCTGCAAGCGATATGTATACTGCGTTAAAAAAATATCCAGGTAAAGTAAACGTTGAAATAACTGGAAATAGTGCCAGTGCAGCTACAATCGTCATGCTTGGCGCAGATCATGTTGCAATTTCTCCAGTGCATCAGTAATGATACACAATGTGCAGTCAGGTGCACAAGGCGATTATCGCGATTTAGGTAATGAAGCTGGTGCTTCAAAAAATCTTAGTGAAGGTTTTGCTGAAATGTATGCTCAAAAAATGAATAAGAGCATTGACGAAGTAAAAGAATTAATGGATGCAACAACATGGTATAACGCCAAGCAAGCTAAAGAAGCAGGATTGGTTGATGAAATCATGTTCGAGTCCACACCAATGATGGTTGCTAGTGACGATTTACTACTTTCTGATGAGGCTGTCTCTAAAATAAACGCCCTTATGCAGAATGACAAAGAATCAACAATGAATATTGAAATCAATCCTGAGCAAATGGAGTCAATCAAAAATTTAATTGATGAAAAAATAGCTGCAGTAAAAGCAGAATTTGAAGCTAATAACTCGGCAGACAAGCCGCTTAAAAATCAACTATTTAAATTTGGAGGAATTAAATAATGGATTACACAAAACTACCTAATTACACAGCGGCTGTAGAGAAATATACTAATGCAGTAAAAGAGGGTGCAGATGAAGCAGCACAATCTAAAGCTTTTGACAAAATGATGAACACTCTTGGAGCTGAAATTATGGAAAACATGAATGCTTCAACATCAGATAAAATCAACGAATTAATGGCTTCGCGTCCAACTAATGGACTTTCTGAAAATGAAACTAAATTCTTTAATGATATTACTTCTGGCGTAGGGAAACCAGAAGTGACCTTGCCTCTTGAAATCATGAACCAAGTGTTCCTTGAATTACAAAACGCTCATCCGCTTTTAGATATTATCAAATTCCAAAGCGCCGGATTGAAAATGAGAGCTACGGTTGCAAATTCAATTTATGATGGCGGTACGGCTGTTTGGGGAGAAGTTTTTGATGATATTAAAGGTCAATTAACACAAACTTTCCACGAAGTAGACTTCTCTCAAAACAAATTAACTGCTTTTGTCGCAATCCCTAAAGATGCTCTTGAAAATGGTTATGACTGGTTGAAATCATTTATTATCATTCAAATGTCTGAAGCGATGGCTGTGGCACTCGAAACAGCTTTAGTTGCAGGAGATGGAAATAAAAAACCTATTGGATTGATGAAGGATCTCTCTAAAGGCGCTATCAAGAGTAATGTAACAACGTATCCAGATAAAGCCGATTTTGCAGATTGGTCTGATATTGATCCTGACAATGCAGCAGAAAAAATCGCCCCTGTAATGCAAGCTCTCTCTAAAAACGAAAAAAACATCACAGTAAATATCTCTGGACAAGTAAAAATGTTAGTTAATCCTGATGACTATTACTCTACTCTTGCTAAATTCATGTATCTCACGGATAACGGTGTTTGGGTAACTGTTTTACCTTTCGGTGTTGAAATTGTTCAATCCGTTGCAGTGCCAAAAGGAAAAGCAGTAATCTTTGCGGCTAACCGCTACTGGGCTTATATGGGCGGAACAAGAATGCAAGAGTTTGACCAAACTTTCGCTCTCGAAGACTTGCAACTTTATACTGTCAAAGCTTTCTACTACGGAAAAGCTTACGACAATAATACAGCTCAGGTTGTAAAACTTGTTAAAGGCTAATGCTGCCCCAGTTAAAGTCACAGAAGCTTAATAGTAAAGGAGAAGTAAATGAGCAATGCGGAAACTTGGGCGGATGGTCATCTTAAATCTTTTAAACAAAGGATGAGAATTAATACAGAAGATCCTGATGAACTTGTCAATTTAACAAAAATGCTCATTGCCTCTTATACTTCAATTCTTCGGTTGGTTGGTGTATCTAATGCTACTGACCCCGAAGTTGAGGAGTTAATCTATGAGCGTTCACGCTATACTTACAATGATGCACTTGATGAGTTTAAAGAGAATTATGCTCAAAACATTCGTGACGTTTTTCTAGCTAATCAACCTGAAGAAAGCGAGGAAAGTGATGATAAAATCGCAGAAAGTTCTTCAATCTTCTAACCGAACGAACAATGGAACGATGCGAACTTCAGTTACTTTTAAACGAGTAGGTATTGATACCTCTTTTGATGGAAGAGGTGGAGAACTGATTGAAAAGTTTAAAACACTTGCGGATGTGTATAGCCCAAGCAATAAAGATTTGAGCATCTTAGGAAGCCAAAATGTTAAGAATGGAGCAACGATAAAAATTCGCGATCCCTTAACGAGTTATCAACCTAAAAATGATGACAAGGTTATTATTGATGATCCTAGATATTCAGGTCAGGTATGGGGAATAGTAGACATTCAGCCTGATTTTCATGACCGAACTTTCTTGAAAATAATTCTAGGAGGGACGAATCTTAATGAGTAGTTCAATGACAATCAAAGGGTTTGAAGAAATTGAAGCAAAATTGAGAGAAAAGTTTAGTGAAACTCGTGTGAAGAAGATAGAAAGTGATGCACTTAAAGCAGCCGCGGATGAAGCTGTAGTTGATTTAAAGAGTACCCTTTCTCAATTTGCAAATTCTGGTGATACAGTAGCTGGTGTTGTTCGAGGGAATGTTTCTAGAACATCAGGATTCCCCGTCATAAAGATAGGTAACAACGGTAAGCATTGGAGACTTGTCCATCTTGAAAATAATGGCTTTGTCAGAAATGGTAAATCATATCGTTATAAAAGTTTTGGTGCTTTACAAAGATTTTCAAATGCTCAAGGACAAAAATTTGTTAAGACAGCGCAAGCTAATTTGAAGGAGTTGCTAAAATGAATGATATGCTAAGTGAACTTATGCAAGCTTTAGCTAATGACTCTGATATTCTAGCAATTCAAAGAACAGGTGGGCTTAAAAGTTATTCAAGATATGAAAATTTATCTGAAAGCTCAACAAGTATAACAATTACTCCGACTGGTCCACCAGAACAAACAGCTATGAGTAGCAATGATTCACTAGCTAAACATTTTGTTTATCAAGTCAGCATAGAGGCAATTGACCGATTAACAGTAAAAAAATTACAAAATACAGTTGAAAATATTCTAAAAACAAAAGGATTCTTTCAGATGAATGGCGGACTAGATGAATATTTTAGCGATACAAAAAGATATGTGGATGCTCGGTTTTATGAAGGCAATAGCAATCTTTACGAAAATTATTGAAAATAAGGAGAAAAAAATGTCAGTACCTATTGGTTTTAAACGTTTAACAATTCGGATAAAAGATGGTAAAACTGCAGTTCCTGATAAAACTCAGTTTGTTATCGAGGGGAAAAAAGATAATGGTGGTATGGTTTCCGCTAAAGTATCAGGATTAGCGGTTGATGCCGTAAAATCTTATTCTTCAAATAAAGTATACTCCATTTCAGGAAAAGGAGTTGGAGATGGTAAAGTTGAGTTCGATATCATGGACTTCCCTGAAAAAATTAAAAATGCAGTGCTTGGAATTGTTGCATCTTCTAATGGTGTATACAAAGCTACTGCAGATCGCACTTCTCCATATTGTTCGATTCTATTGGAAGATGTAACACCTCAAGGCCATCCATATTTAATGGCATTTGTGGATGGAATGTTCTCTTCTGATGGTCTTGAGTTTAATACAGTACAAGGTAAACAAGGTGAACTTCCATCAGAAGCTATTAGCTTTGCCATTGGTTCTGATGACAACGGATTGTACTACTCTACCTTTGTAGGAACTGGAGCTCCTACTGATGCAACTGGTATTGCAGAAATTAAAGCTGATGCTTTAATGGTAGCAGGAGGGTGAAATAAATGACTAAGTTATCAATTACTCTTCGTGATAAAGATGGTGAGTTTACTGTTACTCAAGAACATGTTAGCGGTCAAAAACTTCTTGATTATTGGGATATGGCAGTTGAAATTGAAAAAAACGTGGATAAGATGTCTATTTCAGACGTTTATAAAAAACGGATTAATTTCATCGCTGGTTTATTCGATAGTTCAAAGGTAACAGAAGAATCAATTTTGGCAAGTGTACCTGCTTGGGGATTGCAAAATTTCATTAAAGATGTTTTTGAAACGATTACTGGTTCAAAAGAAGTTACGGGTGACGAAAAAAAGGAACAATGACAGTCTCAGAAGCTCGTTCTGAATTTCTAGACTTTGTAAAAACGCTAGTATCGACTGGTTCATATACTTTGGCAGATATCCTTAGTAATGATTTTTCTACAGTTGTTTCTGTGGTTGGTGCAAAAATTATATCAAAAGATGGTAGCGTAGATGAGCCTAAACAAGAAAAAGTATTATCGCTTTGGGAATTTGGGCAGTCATTAAATTAAAAATAGCTCTTATGAGCTGTTTTTTTATTTAAAAAAGAGATATAATTAAATAAAAAATACTGGAGTATGATATGGAAATTAGATATTTTTTTGATGAGGTTAAAGAGACTGCAATTAATATAAAAAAACCTATATTCGCAGACAAAGACTTATACAACAAATTCATAGAAAATAGTAAAAATGTAATTGCTATAGACATAACTCAAGAAGGAGTTAAAGAAATAGTAAGTAAACTTTTAAGTTATAATTTTCTTTTGCACTCTCAGATTAATTTTGTAGATTTTTTAAAAGATGTAAATATAGATTTAGAAGAGTTACAGAGCCAAAGAAATGCTCTACAAGAATTAACAAAAATAGAAATATCCAATAAAGATAAAGATATACAAAACGAAAGAATTAAAGAATTTTACACCAATCTTCCTAAGTTTGAATATAAGGTATTGAAGTTTCGTGATCGTATGATGATTGGAGATACAAAAAAAAACCTATGGAGGAAATGTTAAACGCATTTGCTAGACAAGGCTGGAAAGTAATATCTATGGTGGAAAACACATGGCGACAAGAAGGTATAATGACAGGGAATAGTCACGGTGAGATTCTAGTAACTATGGAACGACAAGTTTTTAATGGATAACTAATATAAAAACGCTACTTTTTAAGGGCGTTTTTTGTTTATCCTTGAATTAACGATAAAAGTTCAAGGAGAAAGCCATGGCAGATACACCTTTAGGTAAAATGATAATTGAAATGGGCTTTGATGATTCCAGCTTCGCAAAGGGTGTTACTGGAGTTAATAAGCAATTAGCAGCCTTAAAAAATGATTTAAAAACTTCTCAAACATCATTTTCAACATTTGGGAAAGGTGTTGACGGAGTTAAAAGCCCAATGGAAGTTCTAACAAAATCTATTGAGGCGCAAAAAAGGCAATTAGATTTACTAAAAAAATCTTACAATGGTTCACTAATTGACGGAAAAGCAAGCTCTAGCACTCAAAAATATGCGACTGATATTTCTCGTGCAAATGCACAATTAATGCAATACCAGGCTCAATTAAAAAATGCGGCGATTGAGCAATATAAACAAACCTCTATCTTGCCTAAAATGTCTTCTGGACTAGGAAAAGTAAGCTCAGGTTTAAGTTCAATTGCTTCAAAAGCTATGCCTGCTTCAATTGCTATAACTGCAACATTTGCGAAAGGAATTCAAGCAGCAACTAATTTCAATGGCAAGATGACTGAAATCCAAGCTTTGTTATCAGATGGAACACCAGCAAATGTTCTTTCTAAGCAAATGGATACCTTATCAGATAAATCTAAACAATGGGCTAGACAATACGGTATCGATACCTCATCTATCAATGATGGTATGGAAGAAATGATTAAACGCGGTTATGATTTTAATCAAACCGTTGGGGCTATGCCAGCAGTATTAGATGCCTCAAGAGCATCAGGGGAAGATTTCGGAACGGTAATGTCTGCGTCAACTGCCATTCTTGAACAGTTTGGTTTAAAGACTGAAGATACAGCATCCATGATGAAAAATACCCAACGTGTAACGGATAGTTTGACATTTGTAGCCAATAAAACATCTGCAGGATTTGAAGACATGGGAATAGCAATGGAATATGTCGGGCCCGTAGCTCACTCTTTAGGTATGAATGTTGAACAAACCGCTGCTGCAGTAGGATTGCTTTCAAATAATGGTATCGAAGGCGAAAAAGCTGGTACATCACTTCGTGGTGCTCTATCTCGCTTGTTAAAACCTACTAAACAATCTTCGGCAGCTTTTGAAGAACTTGGCATTAATATCGATGAGTGGAAAAAAGGAAATATCGGTTTACCTGATATGCTGGATACCATCAAAAAACATACCGAAGGTATGACAGATGCAGAAAAAAGTTCATTAGTTGCTAAAGCGTTTGGTGTAGAAGCTCAAACAGGTATGAACGTGCTGATTAACCAAGGCGGAGATGCATTACGCAACTTAACCAAAGAAACACAAAATGCAACTGGTTATACTAAAAAGCTTGCAGACCAAATGAACAATTCTGATAAGAATGCTTTTAATAAAGCTAAAGCGACTTTGGAAGTTTTATCAATTGATTTAGGTCAAAAACTCTTGCCTTCAATCGTGCCAATCGTTAAAGAAATAGATAATTTAGCTGGTTCATTCGAAAAGCTAAGTCCAGAAACACAACAATTCATCATCAAAATGGCAATAGCAGCGGCAGCTGTATATCCTACCACCAAAGCGTTAGAAAAAATGACAGATGCAACAAAAGGCGTAATTGATGGCTTGAAATATCTTGGTGCAAAAGGGGCAGGCAAACTTGCACTTAGAGGGATTGCTACTGAAGCGGGAGGAGCAACTGCTGCGATATCTGGGGGAGGGGGACTATCTGCTTCTCTTGGTGGAATATCCCCAATACTGGCTGGATTAAGCCCAGTGGCTGTAGGTGTTTTAGGTGTAGCTGGTCTAGCGGGGTTAATCATCGGCGTAAGCAAAGCTGTAGATGAAGCAAAAGATAGAGTTAAGTTCTTTGGCCAAGTTGAAGTTCCAAAAGAAACGGTAGATAAAATCGATAACTTTAGAGATAGGATTGACAAAGCCAAGGTAGCAATGGAAGAGTTCGGTACCGGAAGCCAAAATTCAGCTCAAAAAGTTAAAGATGCTATCAATTCACTTTCCGAAGGAACAAAAGGTGATATTGATAAATCAACTAAAGAACTTGAAGAAGCGATGAAGCGGACAGGATATACAGCAGAGCAAATTGCTGAAATGAAAAAAAGGGGTGAAAGTGCTAAGTCTGTTGTAGAAGCTGCTGCAAATGATATTTCACAAGTTTATATCAATGCCAACAAACGTGACGAAAAAAATAGAGCATTGACCGTTGACGAACAAGCTCGTGTAAGTTCTAATATGCAAGTGATTTTCGAATCAGAAGCTGATGCACTTAAAATAACGGGCGATAAAAAGAATACTTTAATGAAGGCTCTCAATGGCGAGTTCAATAATATGTCTAAATCTCAGGCTCAACAAGTTATCAATGACATGAGAGGGATGAGAGAACAAGCGAATAAAGAATATGATCAACAAGCCGCAGACCAAAAAAAACTGCTTGACGGTAAAATAATCACTCAAGATACCTATAACGAAAATATGGCTGCCGCAGAGCAAGAAAGAGTTGATAAGTTAAGCAAGTATGGTGTGGCAGTTGCCCAAGCTGAGGAAGTTTTACGAGGTAATTTAAAACAGGGCGAAGCTGGGTACTCGGAATGGCGTACAAACGCAGAAAATGAAATACGGACATATACAGAAAATACAGGTATTGGGCTAGATGATCTCCTCGCAAAACTTGGCGATGTTAATAAGAAAACTGCCGATTCTGGTAATGTTTTAGCCAAGTATGCCGTAGGGATGTCAAACGACACTAAAAAAGCAAATGATGCTTGGAATACTATGATTTTTGACCCTAAAACAGGGGAAATTAAAACGAATATTCCAGAAGCAATCGCAGAAGCTCTCAAGGGTAAAGATGGTTGGGATAATATGCAGTTCATCTTGAAGAACGCTAATTTAACAACGAATGCTAGATTTGCAGTCGCAGAAGCTTTAATTGCAAGTGGGCAATGGGACAAACTTTCTCCTGAACAAAAAAATCTAGTTGTCAATAATCAACAAGGGCTGCTTGCGATTGCAGACAGTAAGCAGAATATGCAAATTTGGAATGAAATGCCAGATTCTGTTAAGAAAATTCTTGGTGATAATAAAGATTTCTTACAAAATAAAGAAACTGCCCAACAAGCTTTAACTGGTTGGAATACACTTCCTGCTCAAACTAAAAAATTATTGGGGAATGATACAGACTTTTTGAGTAAAAAAGGAAACGCAGCTCAAGCATTGAATACGTGGAACTCTATGCCAGAAAATGTTAAAAAGCTTCTTGGTAACGATAAAGATTTCCAAAACAAAAAAGGGGCAGCCGCAAGTGCTTTAAAAGCCTGGGATGCCATGCCAGAAAACGTTAAGAAAATGTTCGCAAACAATGCGGATGTATTGAGTAAGAAAAAAGGCGCGGCCGATGCGATTACTCAATGGAATTCATTATCTCCTAAACAGCAAAAACTTCTTGCTCAAAATCTTACAGGAGATGGAGTCTCCCAAGCTCAAAGAGCTATTGATAGCCTTCCTAAAGAGAAGAATACAACTTTAACTACCACTCATAAAAATATTTTTCAAGAAATATATGAAAAAATAACCAAACATGCAACGGGTACTAATTACCACCAAGGCGGACTCGCAATGGTTAATGATCAAAAAGGTTCGCTATATAAAGAATTGATTACTTTACCAACAGGCCAAAGCTTCATTCCCGAAGGTCGAGATGTCGTTTTAAACTTACCTAAGGGTTCAAGTGTTTTGAAAGCTAGCAAAACAGCTCAATTAATTCCGAAATATGCCAAAGGTACAGGCGGAATTCCGGCTGATGCGAAGATATTTAGAGATATGAGAGCAGTACAACAACAGTTAGTAGTTAATACTCCAGTTGTTGACAATACTGAACTGTTGAGTGCTATTTTAAAAGCTATTCTAGACAGTGGTACTAATAATGATGTTATTAAAGCAATTCAATCTTTAGCAAATCGGCCATCAGTTTCTGTTTTCGATAAAAAGGATGCTGCTAAAACACTAACAAAATTAATTTCTGAGAATCAAGAGAAAGACACTCTTATTCAAACTTTGATTGGAGGTCATAATCCGTGAATAAAACAATGAAAATAACACTTGACGGAATTGACATATCAAAATTGTTTTATTCTG from Lactococcus lactis carries:
- a CDS encoding ATP-dependent Clp protease proteolytic subunit: MKTLKFNGTIIPDALGPVYDFIKRSNVTPKTMTDFLENAKGEDVLLSMSSGGGEITAASDMYTALKKYPGKVNVEITGNSASAATIVMLGADHVAISPVHQ
- a CDS encoding ATP-dependent Clp protease proteolytic subunit, with product MQSGAQGDYRDLGNEAGASKNLSEGFAEMYAQKMNKSIDEVKELMDATTWYNAKQAKEAGLVDEIMFESTPMMVASDDLLLSDEAVSKINALMQNDKESTMNIEINPEQMESIKNLIDEKIAAVKAEFEANNSADKPLKNQLFKFGGIK
- a CDS encoding major tail protein gives rise to the protein MWMLGFMKAIAIFTKIIENKEKKMSVPIGFKRLTIRIKDGKTAVPDKTQFVIEGKKDNGGMVSAKVSGLAVDAVKSYSSNKVYSISGKGVGDGKVEFDIMDFPEKIKNAVLGIVASSNGVYKATADRTSPYCSILLEDVTPQGHPYLMAFVDGMFSSDGLEFNTVQGKQGELPSEAISFAIGSDDNGLYYSTFVGTGAPTDATGIAEIKADALMVAGG
- a CDS encoding HK97 gp10 family phage protein, whose amino-acid sequence is MSSSMTIKGFEEIEAKLREKFSETRVKKIESDALKAAADEAVVDLKSTLSQFANSGDTVAGVVRGNVSRTSGFPVIKIGNNGKHWRLVHLENNGFVRNGKSYRYKSFGALQRFSNAQGQKFVKTAQANLKELLK
- the gpG gene encoding phage tail assembly chaperone G encodes the protein MTKLSITLRDKDGEFTVTQEHVSGQKLLDYWDMAVEIEKNVDKMSISDVYKKRINFIAGLFDSSKVTEESILASVPAWGLQNFIKDVFETITGSKEVTGDEKKEQ
- a CDS encoding phage major capsid protein, with protein sequence MDYTKLPNYTAAVEKYTNAVKEGADEAAQSKAFDKMMNTLGAEIMENMNASTSDKINELMASRPTNGLSENETKFFNDITSGVGKPEVTLPLEIMNQVFLELQNAHPLLDIIKFQSAGLKMRATVANSIYDGGTAVWGEVFDDIKGQLTQTFHEVDFSQNKLTAFVAIPKDALENGYDWLKSFIIIQMSEAMAVALETALVAGDGNKKPIGLMKDLSKGAIKSNVTTYPDKADFADWSDIDPDNAAEKIAPVMQALSKNEKNITVNISGQVKMLVNPDDYYSTLAKFMYLTDNGVWVTVLPFGVEIVQSVAVPKGKAVIFAANRYWAYMGGTRMQEFDQTFALEDLQLYTVKAFYYGKAYDNNTAQVVKLVKG
- a CDS encoding phage tail tape measure protein — its product is MADTPLGKMIIEMGFDDSSFAKGVTGVNKQLAALKNDLKTSQTSFSTFGKGVDGVKSPMEVLTKSIEAQKRQLDLLKKSYNGSLIDGKASSSTQKYATDISRANAQLMQYQAQLKNAAIEQYKQTSILPKMSSGLGKVSSGLSSIASKAMPASIAITATFAKGIQAATNFNGKMTEIQALLSDGTPANVLSKQMDTLSDKSKQWARQYGIDTSSINDGMEEMIKRGYDFNQTVGAMPAVLDASRASGEDFGTVMSASTAILEQFGLKTEDTASMMKNTQRVTDSLTFVANKTSAGFEDMGIAMEYVGPVAHSLGMNVEQTAAAVGLLSNNGIEGEKAGTSLRGALSRLLKPTKQSSAAFEELGINIDEWKKGNIGLPDMLDTIKKHTEGMTDAEKSSLVAKAFGVEAQTGMNVLINQGGDALRNLTKETQNATGYTKKLADQMNNSDKNAFNKAKATLEVLSIDLGQKLLPSIVPIVKEIDNLAGSFEKLSPETQQFIIKMAIAAAAVYPTTKALEKMTDATKGVIDGLKYLGAKGAGKLALRGIATEAGGATAAISGGGGLSASLGGISPILAGLSPVAVGVLGVAGLAGLIIGVSKAVDEAKDRVKFFGQVEVPKETVDKIDNFRDRIDKAKVAMEEFGTGSQNSAQKVKDAINSLSEGTKGDIDKSTKELEEAMKRTGYTAEQIAEMKKRGESAKSVVEAAANDISQVYINANKRDEKNRALTVDEQARVSSNMQVIFESEADALKITGDKKNTLMKALNGEFNNMSKSQAQQVINDMRGMREQANKEYDQQAADQKKLLDGKIITQDTYNENMAAAEQERVDKLSKYGVAVAQAEEVLRGNLKQGEAGYSEWRTNAENEIRTYTENTGIGLDDLLAKLGDVNKKTADSGNVLAKYAVGMSNDTKKANDAWNTMIFDPKTGEIKTNIPEAIAEALKGKDGWDNMQFILKNANLTTNARFAVAEALIASGQWDKLSPEQKNLVVNNQQGLLAIADSKQNMQIWNEMPDSVKKILGDNKDFLQNKETAQQALTGWNTLPAQTKKLLGNDTDFLSKKGNAAQALNTWNSMPENVKKLLGNDKDFQNKKGAAASALKAWDAMPENVKKMFANNADVLSKKKGAADAITQWNSLSPKQQKLLAQNLTGDGVSQAQRAIDSLPKEKNTTLTTTHKNIFQEIYEKITKHATGTNYHQGGLAMVNDQKGSLYKELITLPTGQSFIPEGRDVVLNLPKGSSVLKASKTAQLIPKYAKGTGGIPADAKIFRDMRAVQQQLVVNTPVVDNTELLSAILKAILDSGTNNDVIKAIQSLANRPSVSVFDKKDAAKTLTKLISENQEKDTLIQTLIGGHNP